One Megasphaera vaginalis (ex Bordigoni et al. 2020) genomic region harbors:
- a CDS encoding redox-sensing transcriptional repressor Rex produces the protein MRQKKAISDAVIERLPLYYRDLLLLQDAGIDIISSEKLGERLGITPEQIRKDLTCFGAFGKKGVGYYVSELSQQIVEIIGLEQHWKIAIAGIGHLGWALANYKTFGRLGFRTTGLFDVDHRIIGQNVGGIVVTPTSEMSEIIRREGIQIGIITTPASVAQQVADQMVEGGIRGIFSFAPLRLSVPDRIFVFREDLSIGLSRISYYLTNKARE, from the coding sequence ATGAGACAGAAGAAGGCAATATCGGATGCCGTCATCGAACGATTGCCGCTGTACTACAGGGATCTCTTATTGCTGCAGGATGCGGGAATCGATATCATATCGTCGGAAAAATTGGGAGAACGTCTGGGTATTACGCCGGAGCAGATCCGCAAGGATCTGACTTGTTTCGGTGCCTTCGGCAAAAAGGGCGTCGGTTATTATGTCAGTGAGTTGAGTCAGCAGATCGTTGAGATCATCGGCTTGGAACAACACTGGAAGATCGCCATTGCCGGTATCGGTCATTTGGGCTGGGCTTTGGCGAACTATAAGACCTTCGGCCGATTGGGGTTCCGCACGACGGGGTTGTTTGACGTTGATCACCGCATTATCGGTCAGAACGTCGGCGGCATTGTCGTTACGCCGACCAGTGAAATGTCGGAAATCATTCGTCGTGAAGGCATCCAGATCGGTATCATCACGACGCCGGCATCAGTGGCCCAGCAAGTGGCGGATCAGATGGTCGAAGGAGGGATACGCGGTATTTTTTCTTTTGCGCCGTTGCGGTTGAGCGTACCTGATCGGATTTTCGTCTTCCGCGAGGATCTGTCCATCGGTTTGAGCCGCATCTCTTATTACTTGACCAATAAAGCACGTGAATGA
- a CDS encoding transglycosylase domain-containing protein, which yields MKLKFTILFALVFAMTFAWITFTDNHHTTSGTTVSKQTEKNAGDSLYVYLHFRETMEAKIKAGKTKTSLREIPKSLQQAVLATEDRRFYEHGAVDPIGILRALATNLQSGKTVEGGSSISQQVVKNMLLSQEQTVTRKAQELILAILLERNYTKDQILEMYFNTAYFGANATGIAEACHTYYGKAPSDLSLGQASLLAGLLQAPTYYNPLVNYNAAKDRQRIVLAGMTEEGYITKKEAVAAYAETLHLQKNTK from the coding sequence ATGAAACTAAAATTCACTATACTTTTCGCCCTTGTCTTCGCCATGACCTTTGCGTGGATAACATTCACGGACAACCACCACACAACATCCGGAACGACCGTCAGCAAACAAACGGAAAAAAACGCCGGCGATTCGCTCTACGTCTATCTGCACTTTCGCGAAACGATGGAGGCGAAAATAAAGGCGGGAAAAACCAAGACATCGCTGCGAGAAATACCGAAATCTCTGCAGCAAGCCGTACTGGCTACGGAAGATCGCCGCTTCTACGAGCACGGCGCCGTCGATCCCATTGGGATCCTTCGCGCCCTGGCCACTAATCTTCAATCAGGAAAAACCGTCGAAGGCGGCAGTTCTATCAGTCAGCAAGTTGTCAAAAACATGCTTCTTTCCCAAGAACAGACGGTAACGCGAAAAGCCCAGGAACTGATACTCGCCATCTTGTTGGAACGAAATTATACGAAAGATCAGATTTTGGAAATGTATTTTAATACAGCTTACTTTGGAGCCAATGCCACCGGCATCGCCGAAGCCTGCCATACCTATTACGGCAAAGCCCCGTCAGATCTTTCTTTGGGGCAGGCATCCTTGCTGGCAGGCCTGTTGCAGGCCCCGACCTACTACAATCCGTTGGTAAATTACAACGCCGCCAAAGACCGGCAACGAATCGTTCTGGCCGGCATGACGGAAGAAGGATACATTACGAAAAAAGAAGCCGTCGCCGCTTACGCCGAAACGCTTCATCTGCAAAAAAACACAAAATAA
- a CDS encoding O-antigen ligase family protein, which yields MNLMTLNQSSPRDKARKRVVYALLGTAFFLPLNLIAMEICFVTAVLCGAYYQWKYGGVFRRRMPLAGTVLAFAVTSFISLAGTPHFLLALAFYAFTVLQYILLYQLTTAFVRDGERHLFICCLLASGLCVAVYGLYQYAHMLTLREAEWVDNSTFPLLRRRMYSTLYNPNLLSAFLLMVLSLAGAFALERQDRRQKFGCFCLVAVFFLCLILTYSRGAWISVGALVFFFGLFWDKRIWLLFLIVPAVLLFYHGGVTERLLSVFSHRDADTSVAMRLDMWSSAVLMIADHPFFGIGWGSFKYVYPVYNELIQDAGIVIFHAHNMYLNILAETGIIGFSAFMSFFFGNGWYAFRFLRRHALHSPEGAFAMAFIAAVMALAICSISDYDLFSTQISLTFWLLSGLFSGIYVDHRKKIKKSLRNNSQ from the coding sequence ATGAATCTGATGACTTTAAACCAGAGCAGTCCCCGGGACAAGGCGAGAAAACGCGTCGTCTATGCCCTTTTGGGGACTGCTTTTTTTCTGCCGTTGAATCTGATTGCCATGGAGATCTGTTTTGTGACGGCTGTATTGTGCGGCGCTTATTACCAATGGAAATATGGCGGTGTTTTTCGGCGCCGCATGCCGCTGGCGGGTACTGTTCTCGCCTTCGCCGTCACGTCGTTCATTTCTCTGGCGGGGACGCCGCACTTCTTGTTGGCTTTGGCTTTTTACGCTTTCACGGTGCTGCAATACATTTTGCTTTATCAACTGACGACGGCCTTCGTCCGTGACGGCGAGAGGCATCTGTTTATCTGTTGTCTCCTGGCCAGCGGCCTTTGTGTCGCTGTTTACGGCTTGTATCAGTATGCTCACATGCTGACACTCAGGGAGGCGGAATGGGTCGATAATTCGACTTTTCCGTTGCTGCGGCGCCGTATGTACTCGACGCTGTACAATCCCAATTTGCTTTCGGCGTTCCTGCTGATGGTCCTCAGTCTCGCCGGAGCTTTCGCTTTAGAACGGCAAGATCGCCGTCAAAAGTTCGGCTGCTTCTGCTTGGTTGCCGTGTTTTTTCTCTGCCTGATATTGACTTATTCCCGCGGCGCCTGGATCAGCGTCGGCGCATTGGTTTTTTTCTTCGGTCTTTTCTGGGACAAGCGTATTTGGCTGCTGTTTTTGATCGTGCCTGCCGTGCTGTTGTTCTATCATGGCGGTGTTACGGAACGTCTCCTTTCTGTTTTCAGTCACCGTGATGCCGATACGTCCGTCGCTATGCGTCTCGACATGTGGAGCAGCGCGGTTTTGATGATTGCCGATCATCCTTTTTTCGGCATCGGCTGGGGCAGCTTCAAATATGTTTATCCCGTCTATAATGAATTGATCCAGGATGCGGGTATTGTGATTTTTCATGCCCATAATATGTACCTGAATATACTGGCTGAAACCGGCATCATCGGCTTCAGTGCCTTTATGTCCTTCTTTTTCGGCAATGGTTGGTATGCGTTCCGGTTTCTCCGCCGCCATGCGCTTCATTCGCCGGAAGGGGCCTTCGCCATGGCTTTTATTGCCGCCGTTATGGCGTTAGCGATCTGCAGTATCAGCGATTATGATCTCTTTAGTACTCAAATTTCACTTACTTTTTGGCTTCTGAGCGGCCTTTTTTCGGGGATATACGTAGATCATCGTAAAAAAATAAAAAAAAGTTTGCGAAATAATTCACAATAA
- a CDS encoding bifunctional folylpolyglutamate synthase/dihydrofolate synthase, with protein MMTYEEAVYYLEHAAAFGIKPGLQRIRELLRRLDNPQDKYRTIHVTGTNGKGSVTAMIAAGLTAAGCKTGRYTSPHLEAYTERIRIDGEDIAPDDFAAVTAAVAAAVEAMAADRWERPTEFEMLTAMAFLYFFRCRVDYAVIEVGLGGLLDSTNVIMPHLSVITNVALDHMAYCGDTVEKIAVHKAGIIKPAVPVVTAATEPALAVIAEKARNGKCPLYRCDRDFHLGSCTVRSVRNTYVQDSTVIFDEGDRLTVTTALVGAHQGRNAALAVMALRLLRPCIGALTDDVICRALTGVSWPGRFQIVEQNGQIVVIDGAHNPAGIDTFCQTYDTVFGKRRRVFVFAVLADKDYSQMMGRLFRQDDLVFCAPAPSPRTADPEKLVAAIPCRAEPCATLTAALARAFAAATTEKVLAVVGSLYIQGEVRRYLRQKGFTV; from the coding sequence ATGATGACGTACGAAGAAGCTGTATATTATTTGGAACATGCTGCGGCCTTCGGCATTAAGCCGGGGCTGCAGCGCATTCGGGAACTGCTGCGGCGGCTGGATAATCCCCAGGATAAATACCGGACGATTCATGTGACGGGTACGAACGGCAAAGGTTCCGTTACGGCAATGATTGCGGCAGGTCTGACGGCGGCAGGCTGTAAGACGGGTCGGTACACGTCACCCCATCTGGAGGCGTATACGGAACGAATCCGTATAGACGGAGAGGATATAGCCCCGGACGACTTCGCCGCCGTTACCGCTGCCGTTGCCGCTGCGGTTGAGGCCATGGCCGCAGACCGTTGGGAGCGGCCGACAGAATTTGAAATGTTGACGGCTATGGCGTTTCTGTATTTTTTTCGGTGCCGCGTAGACTATGCCGTTATCGAAGTCGGACTCGGCGGCCTTCTCGATTCGACGAATGTGATTATGCCGCATCTCTCGGTCATAACTAATGTCGCCTTGGATCATATGGCGTACTGCGGCGATACGGTAGAGAAAATTGCCGTCCATAAGGCCGGTATCATCAAACCTGCCGTTCCTGTCGTGACGGCGGCGACAGAGCCGGCATTAGCTGTTATTGCGGAAAAGGCAAGAAACGGAAAATGCCCTCTTTATCGCTGCGACAGGGATTTTCACCTCGGCAGTTGTACTGTTCGCAGCGTGAGAAATACGTACGTCCAGGATAGTACGGTTATTTTCGACGAAGGAGACAGGCTGACCGTCACGACAGCGTTGGTCGGTGCGCATCAAGGGAGGAATGCGGCCCTTGCGGTTATGGCGCTGCGTCTTTTGCGGCCCTGTATCGGCGCTTTGACTGACGACGTGATCTGCCGGGCGCTGACAGGCGTTTCTTGGCCGGGACGCTTTCAAATAGTGGAACAAAACGGGCAGATCGTAGTAATTGACGGCGCTCATAATCCGGCCGGTATCGACACCTTTTGTCAGACCTATGACACCGTCTTCGGCAAACGGCGGCGTGTCTTCGTCTTTGCCGTTTTGGCCGATAAGGATTACAGTCAGATGATGGGACGGCTGTTTCGACAGGACGATCTTGTCTTTTGCGCTCCGGCGCCGTCACCGCGAACGGCAGATCCGGAAAAGCTCGTTGCCGCCATTCCTTGTCGCGCCGAGCCTTGCGCGACTTTAACGGCTGCGTTGGCAAGGGCCTTTGCCGCGGCGACGACAGAAAAGGTGCTGGCCGTCGTCGGGTCTCTCTATATCCAGGGAGAAGTGCGGCGTTATCTGCGGCAGAAAGGATTTACCGTGTAA